Genomic segment of Siniperca chuatsi isolate FFG_IHB_CAS linkage group LG16, ASM2008510v1, whole genome shotgun sequence:
ACACCCCAAAAGTTCTCAAAATTACAAATGTGTCCAGTTCGATATAAAAGCAATTTAGAAAAATTATAGCAATAAAGTCATGAATAAAATGATATTCAAAAgtaggaaagaaggaaaaggggTTGACATCTTTGAATAGGGTTGAAGTAATTTCAATTTCATTGTGGacaagtgcttttttttttaggtcattTTCCTAACGTTTAACCAAAGAGACATTTAtgggttttttaaatttttttcaaagCTCAAGCAGTCAAATCTTTTCCCATAAAGTGTACAGACGACCCTGATTGTGATTTCTTTAACAGAATCAATGCACTATAGTGGCTGAGTCTGCAGTCGTGGGATACTCTCATAACATCAAAGGACAAGGTGAGCAAGAAAtcttttttcagtgtaattcagtcaaaaaatgtgtttcccaCATAATGTAGTTCACAGGGATGGATAAAAATATGTGACAGCAATGTTAGCTAAGAATGTCCATCACACATCTGTGTCAGGTGTGTATGCCTTTGTGGTGCTAAAAAAGGGTGTGGACGTCCATGAGGCTGACCTGTCCCGGCAGCTAAACGACATGGTATCAAAAAAGATCGCCAAGTATGCCTGTCCAGACTACATCCAGGTAATTCCGTCTCACTGACTTTAAATTAAAAGCAGACATTCAAGACTAACTTGTACTTAGTCACTTTGGTAATTTTTTTGGTCATTCTCACAGCTAGTCCAGCGTCTGCCTAAGACACGCTCAGGTAAGATAATGCGCCGGGTGCTGCGTAACGTGGTGGAGCAAGACGTGAACAGGTTGGGTGACCTCAGCACGCTGGATGATCCTGCAGCAGTTCAAGAGATCATCCAAGGTCACCATGAGCTCTGTAGTAAACAACCACCACGatgatgtgttttctgaaaaCATTCTCATCTAAAGAGGAATATGTGATGCTTGCATGTTACTCTCTGTATTACTTAAACAGACTTGTGCCATTGTaacaaaaattatattaaaaggccacatatttagtttttattttacatatgaCATTTTGATGAAATCAGGTAAACAACTCTTTAAAACTGTATGTATAATCCACAGATGTACTCTGCACTTGATAGGAGTTACATAGAGCTGagaacattgtttttattacaaaatttTAACTAATATTTCCAATGTAGTGATTATAAACAtaatacaataaacaaatgtaatCTCACATAAAGGCACACAAGATCTACTGAGTGTCCTTCTTTCCTGATTTGTTGTCATGATAGACAAATTTAAAATTACGTAGCCGTCCAAGCCATTCGTTTGTCAAAGTCTTTGGGTCCAGAACATTTTGGCTGAGCTCTCCCTCCTGACCCACAAGCGTCCAACAAAGCGTCATCTTCCTTGGAAAGTGTTGCACTCCCACCCATTTTCTTAACCTCGCATTTAACCGAGCAAGCTGGTGAGAAATGTTATTCTCTTAAAATGCCCGTGGACAtgaatacatatataaatacatataaaccTGATgactgaaggaggaggaggaactggGATTTAAAGTACCTTGTTGAAGAGCACTtgaatgttatttaaatgacgAATTCAggagtgttttctgttctcgTCTCCCACACTGATGCTTACAGGATTTCAAAGAGATAACCATGCAGTCACATGGCTTCTTCTCTGAGAGCGAGGCTCCCACTGCCTCCTTTTAACTTAGTTAACTCCCACCGGCCTCCTCCACACAGTTTCAACTGGACATCATGGTACTGTGAGAAATAGAAAGACAGAGTTACTGAGTACTTTGTAGATAGCAGAACTGGCTATATAGTAAGCATgggtggaaaaaaatattataaataaatgaaagttcacaaattcaattaaatgattTTACTATCACTTCAAGCTGGCTGATTCATGTGTGTTGAGTCTACCTTCTCCAGGCTGCTCCGGTGTCCCAGACTGACCAAAGTCATGCCAAGCTGTTTACAGGTTCGGTACAGCTGTGCTTCTGCCTCCTCAGTCAAAGCACTGGTGGCCTCATCCaatactgcaaaataaaataaataaaaaaaaaaacacgtaaaaaaagaacaacactAGTTTAAGAAAGCTCCGGTCTGGGTCACCTCTAACACAGAGGACAGGATGaatgttttgaatgttaaatgtttcacaTCAGAAATGCTAAATTAAGGTTTTAAATTAAAGACAGTACGCAAGGCTAGCTCCCCTGAAACTGTCAGAATCACTCAAAGTTCTGAGATGCTTTCATGAATACGTTACAGAAATCCAGAACAACACACCTGCATATTTGGGCTGCAGGTAGAAGAGTCGTGCAAAGCAGAGACGCTGCATTTCACCTGGAGACAGAACATCGTACCTGCAGAGAATAACTAGTTCAGAGTTTGCATCATTTTGTGGCACATTTGAAGAGGAGTGTTAATGTGACCACTGCACAGTAACACACAATACACGCATTTAGTGTTTCACTTTGTCATATTTATGACGTTTTCTCTTACCAGTTCCAGTCCACCTTTTCATCCAGCCCGCCTGTACGCTTTAGGAGACTGGACTGGAGGATCGATACAAGTTTGATTCAGGATCAGTGcatgttcaaaataaaaataatttaatgaaatattcaaagTGAATAAACAATTtagcaaaacaaactgaagattttaatttaaaggaatatACTGTAGGATAAAGTCACTCACCACTCCAGCTAGTTCCAGGAACTGTATAATTCTGTCATCGTCCACAGACCCTGAAAAGAGGGCACGTACATTATGAATATCACAAACTGAAATGATTTCAGTCATTTCAGGAGCCAGCATCAGCACCAAGTTAGtttgatataaatataaaagttgTACCTATATACATTCATCTTCTTACAACACTGATTTACTGTATCAATggtattattgtattattattgtagtATTAAATGAGCTGCTTTaatcaaaacatatttctgtCAGGACACATTTGAAAAGACGTATTTCTCTGgcttttaatgtaatgtttaatgTAAATGCAGTCAAAATGACATACGACActtgttatgtgtttttatcttatattcatttgtatgtttgtaGGTTTTTTTGCCAGCACAACTAACTGTGATTAAATTAATGTGAAATCTGATACCTGATGCAGGGTAAATATCCTTCAGTGGGTAGATCACCTGTTGGAGAAGAGAGGTCCAGTTGATCCTCATTCATTCTAATCTTTTTTGATTTTGGTAGATTTCAGCACTTGCAACAAGCATAGCATCTTTACACATATATTTATGATTTGACAAGTTACAGGCTCTATAGAGAAACAACCctagaagaaaaacaacataaaagaaGAGACAGCGACCTGTTCACGCAGTGTGCCATCAGTCAGGTAAGGTTTCTGCGGCAGGAAGAGGGTTCCTCTGGGCCCGAAACATGTGGTCATCTGGACAAAACCTGAGGAGCCAGACGTGTCATGAAGCTACTAATGTGTGCAGATATCACAGATCAAGTCTTTGTTTTGCAATACTTAGGTGCaatatttgcacaaaaaaatgttggtttttttaacatttttttttaaattgtaaaaaaagtatgaataacaaaacaaaaacagtgctaCCCTCTCCCCGTCTCGTAAGAAAAGCTGTACAGAAAACAAACTAGATCATGTGTAGATCCCTCACCTCTATCTTGCCATAAACACAGATCTGGgatctgtaaaaacaaaacttgcaGTTGGAGCCTTGTATCCTCTGCCCTAAAAAATATGCCTCAATACTTTAATGGACAACTTTTGATAAAAGATGCCAATGTATCCATATATCTATGAGCTATTTTCAGACgtatttctgtgtttattgttttaaagtATAGGCTGTGatacaaatttgtatttaaaacaggGAAGGGAAAACATGACCACATAATGTGTACTTTTGTACTAaagtatttgaaataaaaatatgctacagtacatacaataaaaagtgaaaagtgcCCACAACACTGAGGGGATCCAAATATTTTTAAACTATAGGATACGCACAAACTATTTCTTTTCATAAGCTTCAAGTAATCAAAGTGTTCATGTCCAtactacaataaaaaaaaaatttaaacctAAGGCCCTCAGTGTTGCAGACGTTTGTCACTTATATTTGGTTTTATGTGTCATGGTAAGGATGTACACATTCttcttctatttctattctGAAATACATacaattattcttattattatggCTCCTGAGCTAAACTGGTCAGGGGCTACCACACCTGTTCATCAAGCCCTTCCTGTCATATTCACTCAcattaaaactgattaaaattaaaatcaaacagcCTCAGTCTCGCTGCTCTCTCACCGCTGTGTGCCTCCCAAAGTCGGTTGAGGACCCTCAGTAGTGAGGTCTTGCCAGTGCCTGTGTTCCCCACCACTAGCAGATGTGCTCCCTGGCTGATTTTTAGACTCAGATCCTCCACCAGCAGCTGGTCTGAGTAAGGAGATTTGTATGAAAGATGGTCCAGGATGAAGGCAGTGTCCACGGGCCCTGCGTGGACATTGAAGTCACTGTGtggagaaattaaataaaaaacaaagaacatgAGGAGGCTGAGAAACATTGTTATAGTCATCTTTAGTCATCTTCTTTGCTcttatttgtcttgttttttaatctaatctaattttaGCCACGTGTGCATTATTTTAACATGCTGTCTGTTACTTTTTTGCAGCAGAGATTATTGTAAAAGTGCTCACACAAACCTGTCAAAGTCGTAGCTTTCCCCTGATGCCGGGTCATAGTCACATTGCGTGCGTAGGATGTCATCCATCACCTCCCTCAGCTCCCCAATCCtgaccacaaaacacacacacacacacacacacacacacacacacacacagattcagtgATAGAAAGGTGGACGGCATACAC
This window contains:
- the abcd4 gene encoding ATP-binding cassette sub-family D member 4 isoform X2, whose amino-acid sequence is MCWQTKISQASIVWWAQLWRSSCSTPQDQRISQDAERLCKQMSTMASRLIVSPFTLAYYTYHCFYSTGWIGPMSIFGYFVIGTIANKILMGPIVSTLFEQEKLEGDFRFKHMQIRVNAESAAFYRAGKVELMRTDRRLQALLQTQKSLINKELWLYIGVNTFDYLGGFLSYIIIAIPIFTGIYNGLTPGELSALISKNAFVCIYLINGFTQLIDLSTTLSDVAGYTHRIGELREVMDDILRTQCDYDPASGESYDFDSDFNVHAGPVDTAFILDHLSYKSPYSDQLLVEDLSLKISQGAHLLVVGNTGTGKTSLLRVLNRLWEAHSGFVQMTTCFGPRGTLFLPQKPYLTDGTLREQVIYPLKDIYPASGSVDDDRIIQFLELAGVSSLLKRTGGLDEKVDWNWYDVLSPGEMQRLCFARLFYLQPKYAVLDEATSALTEEAEAQLYRTCKQLGMTLVSLGHRSSLEKYHDVQLKLCGGGRWELTKLKGGSGSLALREEAM